DNA from Asterias amurensis chromosome 7, ASM3211899v1:
GGAAGTCCTCGTACGTAATTTGTCTCTTTCTCACTGCTGAATTTAACAGCGAGAGGATGAACTTTCGATCGGCTTCGCGAGGCGTGTTTCGGCTGGACAGAAAGCCGTCGGCAGGGGTTGTTTCAAGGTCTATTACTGGTAAATCAGTGGGCGTTGGACCCGGAGATGTAGCATTTTGTATTTGTATCTGCTCTAAAATGTTGTTGTGAGTGATATCAGTTTCACTGGTGATGTGTTTAGGGAGGTGGATATCTCGATGTCTTGGAGAATTTCTTTCAGACGCGTCATGTTTGCTTGTTCCTACCTCCATCATAGCGAGACGAGATGTGTTTGGCGGTGTCTGCAACTCGAGCTCTTGCGAAGAGCATGATGGGTTTTGATGTGAAGATGACCTATTCTTGTGCTTCGGGAAGTTCTGAACAACCTGCCAGTTCTGTCCATTCTTGTCGGTCACGTTCATTCTCTCCGGTAAATTTGACTGCCGTTTCAATCTTTTCATCGGAGAGGCATCTCCTAGCATCTTGATCTTCGTGCAGTGGGTTGGACTACCACGTGGAATAAACTCATACTCCAATTTCATATTCGGAGAAGAAGAAGAGTGTTTTGCTGTTGATGCATCTGTCTTGTGTTTAGCCATACAGCCGGGTCTTGACACGGACGGTAACGAGTCGGCAGTGGATTGTCGACTGCACGACTCGGTGACATTTGTAGCAAAAATGGCGGGATTACTCCTCAGAAAGAGTTCGTCTGCCGAGTAGGATCGTCCGCTGCAGCTACACGTCTGCTTATGAAGGGCCCGGCTGACGCTGTTCGTAAACTGCTGAAGGAAAACACCAGTATCCAGCTtgtatgacgtcatcgtgacggaGGCAGTAGCGTCTTTAGATGGCTCCTCAAGAATGGTGTGTCTGTAACGCAATAAAGTGGGATACAATTGAAAATACATGAAATCGTGGAAATATACAGGCatgcaaccatggaggtagcctcCATGCTGCAACCAACTCGcacttgtgaaaaaaaacctgtaggCCCTATGCCTTTTGTTCTACAGTTCAATCAACGAAGAGTggttcaaaaataaatttgagaGCTAAACAGTCGGACATTTTGAGCTGATAGTGTCAACTTCAGTCAACAGATTTGACAAAGTGAGTCATTCTAGTGTCAACACTGCTCAACCCGTGCTTATATTTATACTAGTCAAGaatgaacaaaaaatcacaaagccCCAATACCAAAACAGCCCCACGACTAAACCAAACCCCTAAAGCCAAACCATCAAATTGTAAGACGACATCTACACTCCTATTTCCTTACCACATACTGCTATTTTCCCTCCATATCACACGTCTCTCCTTTACCAAAATAAGAGAAAAACCTCTGCCGTCATGGAAACATAACTCAGAAGTCCTTCTTGAAACCAAATGTTACCAGTATTTCCTCATGTACGTCGGTCAACTCGACATTCATTTCAGTATGCAGTCACGCAACATTACCCACGCATTTAGCCCCACTGTTAAATCCTAGTTACGGTTTTCAATCGTGTGTTGTGAAAGTTCGCTGAAGCGATTCAAGCTGGGGATTGTTTACCTTAGGGATTATTAAGCAACATCTACATTTTGCCATAGCCCTGCAAATGGTATTTTATTGGCGTGTCCATTGAAAGAACAAATATAGAAATGTACTCTCTTAATgtgaaagagtgaaaaagcactctttggagagccatatgaaggacaactctttttcgagtggtcttccactcttttagattgaatttctgcatctttttgagtgatttttcactctgtcctggagtgaaaccactctaaaagaatgaaataccaccactctttttgaagagccgtatgaaggacagctcgaaatgtaaagagtggtgtttttcactcttttacattttagaGAGTAACTTTGTATTTACTGTAAAACAGTCCTtgaaaaatgaagaaaacaacctGGCATTATGGGGAACAAACAtttgagaattttgttttttatccaaTCCCAAACCTCCGGGAGGTGCATAGACTGTAAAGGTGTTTAGAGGTCAGCTCGGATTGTTCCCTGTTAGTGATTTCTCATTTTGACAATATAAGCTCCACTGACGTCACTGGCACACATGCGAGATTTTTAGCATCGGGCACTAGTTGTATATACTCGTAACCAAGGCTACACGGTTTAGTTTATGTTCAACAATCACGATCACTTTCTAACACGGACTACTACACAGCTACTTACTGTACCGTCAATTTCGATAACTTTGTGTTATGGATGTTTCTACCTCAATGGTTCACACAGAACTTCAGGCCAAGTAATAACAGAACCCAAATCAACAGCAACAAGGCATCAAAAATTGATCGACCGACCCTCATTCCTTTCTTAAGCCGcattttccccctttttaaaaacatgttattttggTCCCCGAAAGGCCAACAAAATTTCGTGTATTTATTACTTCATAATTGGCACCAATGTTTCGTTGATTTATTTTACCCATAATTTTAGAATTCTAAATTCCACAAAGTCAGCACATTTTTAGTCTGGCTCCACTTTtcctttgaaataaataatataataataaacccccctcccccagttattaattggtttattgtgaaaaacacattgcagccaaaggctgaattacatgcaatttacaaagaagaaaaatacaatattaaaacTCGGGCAGTCTGAGACAAAATTTTACAAGAAAGCACACTATATATAAGACTAACAGTCATTAAAAGAAgataatgaataaattattaattaaagTTGGTATGTTTAGTTTTCTTGGCCTAAAAGTGGTGCACTTAGAAAGTAAACTGCAATATTAAAATCTGCACATCATtttgtttgtgatattttttagaACAAGGTTCTGTGCACTTTGGAACATCTTGTCTTAGCAAAAACATATACACCACACTGTGACACATAGCCTGGTCTTTGTTAATATTTCTGCTCTTCACTTTTCTATCTCTGCATACCATAATGCAAACCAATGTTCCAATCACCAAATTAATCAAGTAATTCATCAAATTTCATTGTCACATAAAAGCGAACATGGAAATGTAGGTCGGCAAGGAAAAGAAAGTATAATGTGCATCAATATACACCCGACTGAAAGAGTATCACagttagcccccccccccccctccccccgcccGGCCGCTCACACCTCGTTGTTAATGTCATATTAAAAAACTTTTATGAACATCTTTCCTCAAGGTATGACCCACGAGGAGTCAAAAAGGTATTAAAAGCCCACACGTTCCTTATTTTgacagtaggcctacaacatCAAAGTTATTTAGATAGGAAATAAAATGGGAACAATTTCCGTGTGCTGCCGTCacttttatgaaataaattagtatctaatttactcaaatgagatattccctTCTGGTAAAAATGGGTG
Protein-coding regions in this window:
- the LOC139939900 gene encoding uncharacterized protein isoform X2, encoding MTSYKLDTGVFLQQFTNSVSRALHKQTCSCSGRSYSADELFLRSNPAIFATNVTESCSRQSTADSLPSVSRPGCMAKHKTDASTAKHSSSSPNMKLEYEFIPRGSPTHCTKIKMLGDASPMKRLKRQSNLPERMNVTDKNGQNWQVVQNFPKHKNRSSSHQNPSCSSQELELQTPPNTSRLAMMEVGTSKHDASERNSPRHRDIHLPKHITSETDITHNNILEQIQIQNATSPGPTPTDLPVIDLETTPADGFLSSRNTPREADRKFILSLLNSAVRKRQITYEDFLKRASQLTSALSNRDNNEDGLVESRNQNNNSPSSDVSELKSGGTHLPSLNAFDKTGEQVPAQHHLPSQLEDLYTKGRLKILKFDIGGVLPDNFLQKDRDKLRQMYPMYDWRVGQGARLVKMKHSPVKTVAPNKKDILATNCTLQLPKMFPKDGGKDLRDKRHNWRDWKSPRRAVGVRGDSFAVTDHSEATKGSKVKDGESGAAAMEEERVGDGEPMEEMRPCSGSMIPRQPPPTPMESRRKQTLETLKEID